One genomic segment of bacterium includes these proteins:
- a CDS encoding GIY-YIG nuclease family protein, with the protein MSKGYTYILECADGTFYTGSTKDLEKRIWQHNNGIGANYTKTRLPVDLVYYEEYIRIDEAFYREKQIQGWSRKKKLALIEGKPELLPKLAKKIFKRQVVSIRPDKSGLLNHRIES; encoded by the coding sequence TTGAGCAAGGGCTATACTTACATACTTGAGTGTGCAGATGGAACTTTTTATACAGGCAGCACAAAGGATTTGGAAAAAAGAATCTGGCAACACAACAATGGTATTGGTGCAAACTATACTAAGACCAGACTTCCTGTTGATTTGGTGTATTATGAAGAATATATCAGGATTGATGAGGCTTTTTATCGTGAAAAACAGATTCAGGGTTGGAGCAGAAAAAAGAAATTAGCGCTCATTGAAGGCAAGCCGGAGTTATTGCCTAAACTGGCAAAAAAGATTTTCAAGAGGCAGGTGGTTTCGATACGTCCCGACAAATCGGGACTACTCAACCACCGTATAGAAAGTTAA
- a CDS encoding sucrose synthase — MSKKIEALLKEKKKVFCRYLTNVASVERKLLVKGDLLEILLKMEKKNGKSLDEIRDVVSKITESVSVGSALFFEMREKIGTSSYHQFNIEDCSYERIGTVEYLKAKERYKDPHHVNDLLTLNFQAFYEQFPNIRESKSIGRGVEFLNRYLSSKLFTNTEKMSEALFNFLFVHKHNGEQLVLNDRIKDTEELNSSINKGIRFLSEYEPEEPYSSIRHKLQELGFEPGLGNTAGRIKESLEQLDALLHSPDHEVLKSFLSRIPMIFNVAIITPHGYFAQENVLGKPDTGGQIVYILDQVKALEKNIYESLQSAGIETTPKIIILTRLIPNSNGTSCNQRMEKVHGTKNVWILRIPFREHNKKITDNWISRFEIWPYLEEFAEDSYKELMVEFGTRPDLVIGNYSDGNLVASILAKRFGVTQCNVAHALEKSKYLYSGLYWKELENQYNFSTQFTADLLAMNAADFIITSTYQEIAGREDSIGQYESYVNFTMPGLYRVAGGINIFHPKFNILPPGVNAEAFFPFHLQENRIKEMTEEVEQKLFKTSSDRIVGELKNPDLPPIFSMARLDKIKNLTSLVKWFGESEELQSLANLIIVAGKINAEHSTDSEEKEQVHQMHEYINKYNLKDKMRWIQGDADRLRVPEFYRVIADKRGVFVQPALFEGFGLTVIEAMRSGLPTFATQYGGPLEIIENKVSGFHIDPINGNETTEKLVNFFKRCKEEENYWKKISEAGITRVDRSFNWELYSQNLLSLAKIYGFWRYTTNLEMSELNAYLDLMYHTLYKPRAERILEMHANK; from the coding sequence ATGAGTAAAAAAATAGAAGCGCTGCTAAAAGAAAAGAAAAAAGTTTTCTGCAGATATTTAACAAACGTTGCATCCGTTGAAAGAAAGCTGCTGGTCAAAGGCGACCTTCTTGAAATACTGCTCAAGATGGAAAAGAAGAACGGAAAAAGTCTTGATGAAATAAGAGATGTTGTAAGTAAAATTACAGAATCAGTTTCCGTCGGGAGCGCTCTCTTTTTTGAGATGAGAGAAAAAATAGGAACGTCCAGCTATCATCAGTTCAATATTGAAGACTGCAGCTATGAAAGAATAGGAACCGTCGAATATCTTAAAGCAAAAGAGAGATATAAAGATCCGCATCATGTGAACGATCTTCTTACTCTGAACTTCCAGGCATTTTACGAACAGTTCCCAAACATACGTGAATCAAAAAGTATCGGCAGAGGCGTTGAGTTTCTGAACAGGTATCTCTCGAGCAAGCTGTTTACAAACACAGAAAAGATGAGCGAGGCACTTTTCAATTTTCTTTTTGTGCATAAGCATAATGGCGAACAGCTCGTGTTGAATGACAGGATCAAAGACACAGAAGAACTCAATTCATCAATCAACAAAGGCATCAGGTTTCTTTCTGAATATGAACCGGAAGAACCTTACAGCAGCATCAGGCACAAACTGCAGGAACTTGGCTTTGAACCCGGACTCGGAAATACTGCCGGCAGAATAAAGGAAAGTCTCGAACAGCTTGATGCGCTTCTGCATTCACCCGATCATGAAGTGCTGAAAAGTTTTCTCTCGCGGATCCCGATGATATTCAATGTTGCGATAATTACTCCGCACGGTTACTTTGCACAGGAGAATGTTTTAGGCAAACCCGATACAGGAGGACAGATTGTTTACATACTTGACCAGGTAAAAGCACTCGAAAAAAATATTTATGAGTCGCTGCAGAGTGCGGGAATTGAAACCACTCCCAAAATAATTATTCTCACAAGGTTAATTCCGAACTCAAACGGAACTTCCTGCAACCAGAGAATGGAAAAAGTCCACGGCACAAAAAACGTCTGGATACTTCGCATTCCTTTTAGAGAGCATAATAAAAAGATTACCGACAACTGGATTTCAAGATTTGAGATATGGCCATACCTTGAAGAGTTTGCGGAAGATTCATACAAAGAATTAATGGTTGAATTCGGAACGCGACCGGACCTTGTTATCGGGAATTACTCGGATGGAAATCTTGTCGCTTCCATTCTTGCGAAAAGATTTGGTGTGACTCAGTGCAATGTTGCACACGCACTTGAGAAAAGTAAATATCTTTACAGCGGACTCTACTGGAAAGAACTCGAAAACCAGTATAATTTTTCAACTCAATTTACTGCAGACCTGCTCGCGATGAACGCCGCTGATTTTATTATCACTTCAACTTACCAGGAAATTGCGGGACGCGAAGACAGCATCGGGCAGTATGAATCTTATGTGAACTTTACTATGCCGGGTTTGTACCGCGTGGCTGGCGGAATAAATATTTTTCATCCGAAATTTAACATACTGCCTCCCGGAGTTAATGCAGAAGCTTTTTTTCCGTTTCATCTGCAGGAAAACAGGATCAAGGAAATGACAGAAGAAGTTGAGCAAAAACTTTTCAAGACTTCTTCTGATAGAATTGTTGGCGAGCTGAAGAATCCCGACCTGCCGCCGATATTTTCAATGGCCAGGCTGGATAAAATTAAAAACCTTACTTCGCTTGTAAAATGGTTTGGTGAAAGCGAAGAGCTTCAGTCGCTTGCAAATCTTATTATCGTTGCAGGAAAAATTAATGCAGAGCACTCAACCGACTCGGAAGAAAAAGAGCAGGTTCACCAGATGCACGAATACATTAATAAATATAACCTGAAAGATAAAATGCGATGGATACAGGGCGATGCCGACAGGCTTCGTGTGCCGGAGTTTTACAGGGTTATTGCAGACAAGCGTGGTGTTTTTGTCCAGCCAGCTTTGTTTGAAGGTTTTGGTCTGACTGTAATTGAAGCGATGCGTTCCGGACTGCCGACTTTTGCAACTCAATACGGCGGACCGCTTGAAATTATTGAGAACAAGGTCTCGGGTTTTCATATTGACCCGATAAACGGAAATGAAACAACTGAAAAGCTGGTTAACTTTTTTAAGCGATGCAAGGAAGAAGAAAATTACTGGAAGAAAATCTCCGAAGCGGGAATTACTCGCGTGGACAGATCTTTTAACTGGGAACTTTACTCGCAGAATCTTCTTTCGCTTGCAAAGATCTACGGTTTCTGGAGATACACAACGAATCTTGAAATGTCCGAGCTTAATGCTTATCTCGATTTAATGTATCACACCTTGTACAAACCGAGAGCGGAGAGAATTCTTGAGATGCACGCTAACAAGTAA